A section of the Lepus europaeus isolate LE1 chromosome 19, mLepTim1.pri, whole genome shotgun sequence genome encodes:
- the FKRP gene encoding ribitol 5-phosphate transferase FKRP isoform X2, whose translation MRLTRCQAALAAAITLNLLVLFYVSWLQHQPRAARGRGPRRASAAGPRVTVLVREFEAFDNAVPELVDSFLQQDPAQPVVVVADTLPYPPLALPRVPNVRLALLQPALDRPAAAARPETYVATEFVAVVPDGTRAETPGQLERMVEALRLGGARLVAAPVATANPARCLALNVSLREWTARYGPAPAAPRCDALDGDAVVLLRARDLFNLSAPLARPVGTSLFLQTALRGWQVQLLHLRFAAARQPPLATAHARWKAEREGRARRAALLRALGVRLVSWEGGRLEWFGCSKETTRCFGTVVGDTPSYLYEGRWTPPCCLRALRETARYVVGVLEAAGVRYWLEGGSLLGAARHGDIIPWDYDVDLGIYLEDVGSCEQLRGAEAGSVVDERGFVWEKAVEGDFFRVQYSESNHLHVDLWPFYPRNGVMTKDTWLDHRQDVEFPEHFLQPLVPLSFAGFVAQAPNNYRRFLELKFGPGVIENPEYPNPALLSLRGSS comes from the coding sequence ATGCGGCTCACACGCTGCCAGGCTGCGCTGGCAGCCGCCATCACCCTCAACCTGCTGGTCCTCTTCTATGTCtcctggctgcagcaccagcccagggCCGCCCGGGGCCGGGGCCCGCGCCGCGCCTCCGCCGCTGGCCCCCGCGTCACCGTCCTGGTGCGGGAATTCGAGGCCTTTGACAACGCCGTGCCGGAGCTGGTGGACTCCTTCCTGCAGCAGGACCCGGCCCAGCCCGTGGTGGTGGTGGCCGACACGCTGCCCTACCCGCCTCTGGCCTTGCCTCGCGTCCCCAATGTTCGGCTGGCGCTGCTCCAGCCCGCTCTGGACCGGCCCGCAGCGGCGGCGCGTCCGGAGACCTACGTGGCCACCGAATTCGTGGCCGTGGTGCCCGATGGGACGCGGGCCGAGACCCCGGGCCAGTTGGAGCGCATGGTGGAGGCTCTCCGGCTGGGGGGCGCGCGCCTGGTGGCCGCCCCGGTCGCCACAGCCAACCCCGCCCGGTGCCTGGCCCTGAACGTCAGCCTGCGTGAGTGGACGGCCCGCTACGGCCCGGCGCCTGCCGCACCCCGCTGCGACGCCCTGGACGGGGACGCGGTGGTGCTCCTGCGCGCCCGCGACCTCTTCAACCTCTCGGCGCCGCTGGCCCGGCCGGTGGGCACCAGCCTCTTCCTGCAGACCGCCCTGCGCGGCTGGCAGGTGCAGCTGCTGCACCTGCGCTTCGCCGCGGCGCGCCAGCCCCCGCTGGCCACGGCGCACGCGCGCTGGAAGGCGGAGCGCGAGGGGCGCGCGCGGCGGGCGGCGCTGCTGCGCGCGCTGGGCGTCCGCCTGGTGAGCTGGGAGGGCGGGCGGCTCGAGTGGTTCGGCTGCAGCAAGGAGACGACGCGCTGCTTCGGGACGGTGGTGGGCGACACGCCGTCCTACCTGTACGAGGGGCGCTGGACGCCCCCGTGCTGCCTGCGCGCGCTGCGGGAGACCGCCCGCTACGTGGTGGGCGTGCTGGAGGCGGCCGGCGTGCGCTACTGGCTGGAGGGCGGCTCGCTGCTGGGGGCGGCGCGCCACGGCGACATCATCCCGTGGGACTACGACGTGGACCTGGGCATCTACCTGGAGGACGTGGGCAGCTGCGAGCAGCTGCGGGGCGCCGAGGCCGGCTCGGTGGTGGACGAGCGGGGCTTCGTATGGGAGAAGGCGGTGGAGGGCGACTTCTTCCGCGTGCAGTACAGCGAGAGCAACCACCTGCACGTGGACCTGTGGCCCTTCTACCCCCGCAACGGGGTCATGACCAAGGACACGTGGCTGGACCACCGGCAGGACGTGGAGTTCCCCGAGCACTTCCTGCAGCCGCTGGTGCCGCTGTCCTTTGCGGGCTTCGTGGCGCAGGCGCCCAACAACTACCGGCGCTTCCTGGAGCTCAAGTTCGGCCCCGGGGTCATCGAGAACCCCGAGTACCCCAACCCAGCGCTCTTGAGCCTGCGGGGAAGCAGCTGA
- the FKRP gene encoding ribitol 5-phosphate transferase FKRP isoform X1, translating to MVMEPQTLCTRRRLLSCAAELGWRRPPGTPPACDLGGCPAAQRGPDVSPMRLTRCQAALAAAITLNLLVLFYVSWLQHQPRAARGRGPRRASAAGPRVTVLVREFEAFDNAVPELVDSFLQQDPAQPVVVVADTLPYPPLALPRVPNVRLALLQPALDRPAAAARPETYVATEFVAVVPDGTRAETPGQLERMVEALRLGGARLVAAPVATANPARCLALNVSLREWTARYGPAPAAPRCDALDGDAVVLLRARDLFNLSAPLARPVGTSLFLQTALRGWQVQLLHLRFAAARQPPLATAHARWKAEREGRARRAALLRALGVRLVSWEGGRLEWFGCSKETTRCFGTVVGDTPSYLYEGRWTPPCCLRALRETARYVVGVLEAAGVRYWLEGGSLLGAARHGDIIPWDYDVDLGIYLEDVGSCEQLRGAEAGSVVDERGFVWEKAVEGDFFRVQYSESNHLHVDLWPFYPRNGVMTKDTWLDHRQDVEFPEHFLQPLVPLSFAGFVAQAPNNYRRFLELKFGPGVIENPEYPNPALLSLRGSS from the exons aTGGTTATGGAGCCCCAAACCCTCTGCACCAGGAGGAGGTTGCTAAG ctgtgcgGCTGAGCTGGGCTGGCGCCGCCCTCCTGGAACTCCTCCAGCCTGCGACCTAGGAG GATGCCCCGCGGCCCAGCGAGGGCCTGACGTCAGCCCCATGCGGCTCACACGCTGCCAGGCTGCGCTGGCAGCCGCCATCACCCTCAACCTGCTGGTCCTCTTCTATGTCtcctggctgcagcaccagcccagggCCGCCCGGGGCCGGGGCCCGCGCCGCGCCTCCGCCGCTGGCCCCCGCGTCACCGTCCTGGTGCGGGAATTCGAGGCCTTTGACAACGCCGTGCCGGAGCTGGTGGACTCCTTCCTGCAGCAGGACCCGGCCCAGCCCGTGGTGGTGGTGGCCGACACGCTGCCCTACCCGCCTCTGGCCTTGCCTCGCGTCCCCAATGTTCGGCTGGCGCTGCTCCAGCCCGCTCTGGACCGGCCCGCAGCGGCGGCGCGTCCGGAGACCTACGTGGCCACCGAATTCGTGGCCGTGGTGCCCGATGGGACGCGGGCCGAGACCCCGGGCCAGTTGGAGCGCATGGTGGAGGCTCTCCGGCTGGGGGGCGCGCGCCTGGTGGCCGCCCCGGTCGCCACAGCCAACCCCGCCCGGTGCCTGGCCCTGAACGTCAGCCTGCGTGAGTGGACGGCCCGCTACGGCCCGGCGCCTGCCGCACCCCGCTGCGACGCCCTGGACGGGGACGCGGTGGTGCTCCTGCGCGCCCGCGACCTCTTCAACCTCTCGGCGCCGCTGGCCCGGCCGGTGGGCACCAGCCTCTTCCTGCAGACCGCCCTGCGCGGCTGGCAGGTGCAGCTGCTGCACCTGCGCTTCGCCGCGGCGCGCCAGCCCCCGCTGGCCACGGCGCACGCGCGCTGGAAGGCGGAGCGCGAGGGGCGCGCGCGGCGGGCGGCGCTGCTGCGCGCGCTGGGCGTCCGCCTGGTGAGCTGGGAGGGCGGGCGGCTCGAGTGGTTCGGCTGCAGCAAGGAGACGACGCGCTGCTTCGGGACGGTGGTGGGCGACACGCCGTCCTACCTGTACGAGGGGCGCTGGACGCCCCCGTGCTGCCTGCGCGCGCTGCGGGAGACCGCCCGCTACGTGGTGGGCGTGCTGGAGGCGGCCGGCGTGCGCTACTGGCTGGAGGGCGGCTCGCTGCTGGGGGCGGCGCGCCACGGCGACATCATCCCGTGGGACTACGACGTGGACCTGGGCATCTACCTGGAGGACGTGGGCAGCTGCGAGCAGCTGCGGGGCGCCGAGGCCGGCTCGGTGGTGGACGAGCGGGGCTTCGTATGGGAGAAGGCGGTGGAGGGCGACTTCTTCCGCGTGCAGTACAGCGAGAGCAACCACCTGCACGTGGACCTGTGGCCCTTCTACCCCCGCAACGGGGTCATGACCAAGGACACGTGGCTGGACCACCGGCAGGACGTGGAGTTCCCCGAGCACTTCCTGCAGCCGCTGGTGCCGCTGTCCTTTGCGGGCTTCGTGGCGCAGGCGCCCAACAACTACCGGCGCTTCCTGGAGCTCAAGTTCGGCCCCGGGGTCATCGAGAACCCCGAGTACCCCAACCCAGCGCTCTTGAGCCTGCGGGGAAGCAGCTGA
- the STRN4 gene encoding striatin-4 isoform X1 — protein MMEERAAAAVAAAASPCRPLGSGTGPGPTGAAPASAPAPGPGPAGKGGGGGGSPGPTAGPEPLSLPGILHFIQHEWARFEAEKARWEAERAELQAQVAFLQGERKGQENLKTDLVRRIKMLEYALKQERAKYHKLKFGTDLNQGEKKPDLSEQVSNGPVESVTLENSPLAWKEGRQLLRQYLEEVGYTDTILDMRSKRVRSLLGRSLELNGAVEPSEGPPRAAQGPGALSGGESLLVRQIEEQIKRNAAGKDGKERLAGSVLEQIPFLQSCEDEDSDEDDELGGVQHKKQRGKLPSKALAPEIEDEDEDDSEDAINEFDFLGSGEDGEGGPDPRRCAADGNPHELESRRVKLQGILADLRDVDGLPPKVTGPPPGTPQPRPHEGSFGFSSDVFIMDTIGGGEVSLGDLADLTVTNDNDLSCDLSDSKDAFKKTWNPKFTLRSHYDGIRSLAFHRSQSALLTASEDGTLKLWNLQKAAAARKNAALDVEPIHAFRAHRGPVLAVAVGSNSEYCYSGGADARIHGWKIPDLNMDPYDGYDPSVLSHVLEGHGDAVWGLAFSPASQRLASCSADGTVRVWDPSGSPACLCTFPAASGHDVPTSVAFTSTEPAHIVAAFRSGDTVLYDLETGSALLTLESRGSSGPTQINQVVSHPSQPLSITAHDDRGIRFLDNRTGKSVHSMVAHLDAVTCLAVDPNGVFLMSGSHDCSLRLWSLDNKTCVQEITAHRKKHEEAIHAVACHPSKALIASAGADALAKVFV, from the exons ATGATGGAGGAGCGAGCggccgccgccgtcgccgccgccgcctccccctgCCGCCCGCTCGGCTCCGGCACGGGTCCCGGCCCGACGGGGGCGGCCCCGgcttctgcccctgcccccgggcctggcccggCAGggaagggcggcggcggcggaggcagcCCCGGGCCCACAGCGGGCCCGGAGCCCCTCAGCCTGCCGGGGATCCTGCACTTCATCCAGCACGAGTGGGCGCGCTTCGAGGCCGAGAAGGCCCGCTGGGAGGCCGAGCGCGCCGAGCTGCAG gcccaggtggcCTTCctccagggagagaggaaggggcaggagaaTCTGAAGACGGACCTGGTGCGGCGGATCAAGATGCTGGAGTACGCGCTGAAGCAGGAGAG GGCCAAATACCATAAACTGAAGTTCGGGACAGACTTGAACCAGGGTGAGAAGAAGCCAGATCTGTCAGAACAAG TCTCCAATGGCCCTGTGGAGTCAGTTACCCTGGAGAACAGCCCGCTGGCGTGGAAGGAGGGGCGACAGCTTCTCCGACA GTACCTGGAAGAGGTGGGCTACACGGACACCATCCTGGACATGCGGTCCAAGCGCGTGCGTTCCCTGCTGGGCCGCTCACTGGAGCTCAACGGGGCCGTGGAGCCGAGCGAGGGCCCCCCCAGGGCCGCGCAGGGCCCCGGGGCGCTCAGCGGCGGCGAGTCCCTGCTGGTGAGGCAGATCGAGGAGCAGATCAAGAG GAACGCGGCAGGCAAGGACGGCAAAGAGCGCCTGGCCGGCTCGGTGCTGGAGCAGATCCCCTTCCTGCAGAGCTGTGAGGACGAGGACAGCGACGAGGACGACGAGCTGGGCGGCGTGCAGCACAAGAAGCAGCGCGGGAAG TTGCCGTCCAAGGCGCTGGCGCCCGAGATAGAGGATGAAGACGAGGACGACTCTGAGGACGCCATCAACGAGTTCGACTTCCTGGGCTCAGGCGAGGACGGGGAGGGGGGCCCAGACCCTCGGCGCTGTGCTGCGGATGGAAACCCCCATGAGCTGG AAAGCCGTCGGGTCAAACTCCAGGGGATCCTGGCTGACCTTCGGGATGTGGACGGGCTGCCCCCCAAAGTGACAGGCCCCCCTCCTGGCacgccccagccccggcctcatGAAG GTTCCTTTGGCTTCTCCTCAGACGTCTTCATCATGGACACTATCGGGGGCGGGGAGGTGAGCCTGGGGGACTTGGCGGATCTCACCGTCACCAACGACAACGACCTCAGCTGTGAC CTGTCGGACAGCAAAGACGCCTTCAAGAAGACGTGGAACCCCAAGTTCACCCTCCGCTCGCACTACGACGGCATCCGCTCGCTGGCGTTCCACCGCAGCCAGTCGGCGCTGCTCACCGCCTCCGAGGACGGCACGCTGAAGCTCTGGAACCTGCAGAAGGCGGCCGCGGCCAGGAA GAATGCCGCCCTGGACGTGGAGCCCATCCACGCCTTCCGGGCCCACAG GGGCCCTGTGTTGGCAGTGGCCGTGGGCAGCAACAGCGAGTACTGTTACAGTGGGGGCGCAGATGCCCGCATCCACGGCTGGAAGATTCCAGACCTCAACATGGATCCCTACGACGGCTACG ACCCCAGCGTCCTGAGCCACGTCCTGGAGGGCCACGGGGACGCCGTGTGGGGCCTGGCCTTCAGCCCCGCCTCGCAGCGCCTGGCCTCCTGCTCCGCCGACGGCACCGTCCGCGTCTGGGACCCCAGCGGCAGCCCGGCCTGCCTGTGCACCTTCCCCGCAGCCAGCG ggcacGACGTCCCCACCTCTGTGGCCTTCACCAGCACCGAACCCGCGCACATCGTGGCCGCCTTCCGCTCCGGGGACACCGTGCTGTACGACCTGGAGACGGGCAGCGCCCTCCTCACGCTGGAGTCCCGGGGGAGCAGCG GCCCAACCCAGATCAACCAGGTGGTGAGCCACCCCAGCCAGCCCCTCTCCATCACTGCCCATGACGACAGGGGCATCCGCTTCCTGGACAACCGCACAG GTAAATCCGTGCACTCCATGGTCGCCCACCTGGATGCTGTCACCTGCCTCGCCGTGGACCCCAATGGCGTCTTCCTCATGTCAGGAA GCCATGACTGCTCCCTGCGCCTGTGGAGCCTGGACAACAAGACGTGCGTGCAGGAGATCACGGCCCACCGCAAGAAGCACGAGGAGGCCATCCACGCCGTGGCCTGCCACCCCAGCAAGGCCCTCATCGCCAGCGCTGGCGCCGACGCCCTGGCCAAGGTCTTCGTATGA
- the STRN4 gene encoding striatin-4 isoform X2 has product MMEERAAAAVAAAASPCRPLGSGTGPGPTGAAPASAPAPGPGPAGKGGGGGGSPGPTAGPEPLSLPGILHFIQHEWARFEAEKARWEAERAELQAQVAFLQGERKGQENLKTDLVRRIKMLEYALKQERAKYHKLKFGTDLNQGEKKPDLSEQVSNGPVESVTLENSPLAWKEGRQLLRQYLEEVGYTDTILDMRSKRVRSLLGRSLELNGAVEPSEGPPRAAQGPGALSGGESLLVRQIEEQIKRNAAGKDGKERLAGSVLEQIPFLQSCEDEDSDEDDELGGVQHKKQRGKLPSKALAPEIEDEDEDDSEDAINEFDFLGSGEDGEGGPDPRRCAADGNPHELESRRVKLQGILADLRDVDGLPPKVTGPPPGTPQPRPHEDVFIMDTIGGGEVSLGDLADLTVTNDNDLSCDLSDSKDAFKKTWNPKFTLRSHYDGIRSLAFHRSQSALLTASEDGTLKLWNLQKAAAARKNAALDVEPIHAFRAHRGPVLAVAVGSNSEYCYSGGADARIHGWKIPDLNMDPYDGYDPSVLSHVLEGHGDAVWGLAFSPASQRLASCSADGTVRVWDPSGSPACLCTFPAASGHDVPTSVAFTSTEPAHIVAAFRSGDTVLYDLETGSALLTLESRGSSGPTQINQVVSHPSQPLSITAHDDRGIRFLDNRTGKSVHSMVAHLDAVTCLAVDPNGVFLMSGSHDCSLRLWSLDNKTCVQEITAHRKKHEEAIHAVACHPSKALIASAGADALAKVFV; this is encoded by the exons ATGATGGAGGAGCGAGCggccgccgccgtcgccgccgccgcctccccctgCCGCCCGCTCGGCTCCGGCACGGGTCCCGGCCCGACGGGGGCGGCCCCGgcttctgcccctgcccccgggcctggcccggCAGggaagggcggcggcggcggaggcagcCCCGGGCCCACAGCGGGCCCGGAGCCCCTCAGCCTGCCGGGGATCCTGCACTTCATCCAGCACGAGTGGGCGCGCTTCGAGGCCGAGAAGGCCCGCTGGGAGGCCGAGCGCGCCGAGCTGCAG gcccaggtggcCTTCctccagggagagaggaaggggcaggagaaTCTGAAGACGGACCTGGTGCGGCGGATCAAGATGCTGGAGTACGCGCTGAAGCAGGAGAG GGCCAAATACCATAAACTGAAGTTCGGGACAGACTTGAACCAGGGTGAGAAGAAGCCAGATCTGTCAGAACAAG TCTCCAATGGCCCTGTGGAGTCAGTTACCCTGGAGAACAGCCCGCTGGCGTGGAAGGAGGGGCGACAGCTTCTCCGACA GTACCTGGAAGAGGTGGGCTACACGGACACCATCCTGGACATGCGGTCCAAGCGCGTGCGTTCCCTGCTGGGCCGCTCACTGGAGCTCAACGGGGCCGTGGAGCCGAGCGAGGGCCCCCCCAGGGCCGCGCAGGGCCCCGGGGCGCTCAGCGGCGGCGAGTCCCTGCTGGTGAGGCAGATCGAGGAGCAGATCAAGAG GAACGCGGCAGGCAAGGACGGCAAAGAGCGCCTGGCCGGCTCGGTGCTGGAGCAGATCCCCTTCCTGCAGAGCTGTGAGGACGAGGACAGCGACGAGGACGACGAGCTGGGCGGCGTGCAGCACAAGAAGCAGCGCGGGAAG TTGCCGTCCAAGGCGCTGGCGCCCGAGATAGAGGATGAAGACGAGGACGACTCTGAGGACGCCATCAACGAGTTCGACTTCCTGGGCTCAGGCGAGGACGGGGAGGGGGGCCCAGACCCTCGGCGCTGTGCTGCGGATGGAAACCCCCATGAGCTGG AAAGCCGTCGGGTCAAACTCCAGGGGATCCTGGCTGACCTTCGGGATGTGGACGGGCTGCCCCCCAAAGTGACAGGCCCCCCTCCTGGCacgccccagccccggcctcatGAAG ACGTCTTCATCATGGACACTATCGGGGGCGGGGAGGTGAGCCTGGGGGACTTGGCGGATCTCACCGTCACCAACGACAACGACCTCAGCTGTGAC CTGTCGGACAGCAAAGACGCCTTCAAGAAGACGTGGAACCCCAAGTTCACCCTCCGCTCGCACTACGACGGCATCCGCTCGCTGGCGTTCCACCGCAGCCAGTCGGCGCTGCTCACCGCCTCCGAGGACGGCACGCTGAAGCTCTGGAACCTGCAGAAGGCGGCCGCGGCCAGGAA GAATGCCGCCCTGGACGTGGAGCCCATCCACGCCTTCCGGGCCCACAG GGGCCCTGTGTTGGCAGTGGCCGTGGGCAGCAACAGCGAGTACTGTTACAGTGGGGGCGCAGATGCCCGCATCCACGGCTGGAAGATTCCAGACCTCAACATGGATCCCTACGACGGCTACG ACCCCAGCGTCCTGAGCCACGTCCTGGAGGGCCACGGGGACGCCGTGTGGGGCCTGGCCTTCAGCCCCGCCTCGCAGCGCCTGGCCTCCTGCTCCGCCGACGGCACCGTCCGCGTCTGGGACCCCAGCGGCAGCCCGGCCTGCCTGTGCACCTTCCCCGCAGCCAGCG ggcacGACGTCCCCACCTCTGTGGCCTTCACCAGCACCGAACCCGCGCACATCGTGGCCGCCTTCCGCTCCGGGGACACCGTGCTGTACGACCTGGAGACGGGCAGCGCCCTCCTCACGCTGGAGTCCCGGGGGAGCAGCG GCCCAACCCAGATCAACCAGGTGGTGAGCCACCCCAGCCAGCCCCTCTCCATCACTGCCCATGACGACAGGGGCATCCGCTTCCTGGACAACCGCACAG GTAAATCCGTGCACTCCATGGTCGCCCACCTGGATGCTGTCACCTGCCTCGCCGTGGACCCCAATGGCGTCTTCCTCATGTCAGGAA GCCATGACTGCTCCCTGCGCCTGTGGAGCCTGGACAACAAGACGTGCGTGCAGGAGATCACGGCCCACCGCAAGAAGCACGAGGAGGCCATCCACGCCGTGGCCTGCCACCCCAGCAAGGCCCTCATCGCCAGCGCTGGCGCCGACGCCCTGGCCAAGGTCTTCGTATGA